In Lactococcus protaetiae, the genomic window TAGCGAGAATCGACAGCGAAGCGGAGATAGTGCGTGCTAAGTTAAATCTGTATTTCTCAAGCTCCAAAAGTGGTTGACTTGAATCATATTAGTCTTCAAACTCTTCTTGACCGACCTCTTCTCTATAAAGCACTGAAATTTCTCGATACCACCAATAAAAATGAACGACAATAACTTTTATTGCTGCGTAAAATGGGATTCCGAGTAAAACACCCCAAACCCCGAAAATTTTCCCTGCTGTAAGCAAGACAAATAAAATCGTAATAGGGTGGACAGCTAGTTGTTTTCCAAGAATAAGTGGTGAAACAAAACGTCCTTCAATTGTTTGCTCAATAACGATAACAATCAATACTTTCACTAACATGAAAGGTCCACCAATGGCTAAACCAACAATGAGCATTGGAATTGCTGCAAGAAATGACCCTAAAAACGGAACTAGATTTAGGAAACCTGCAGTGATAGCAAGTGGAATAGCATAGCGCAAACCTACGATAGGTAGACCAATCATAAACATAATCGCTACAACAATCGCAACCAAAATTTGTCCGCGGACATAATTTGACAATTGACTATTGATTTCGTGTAATACTTTTGAAGTATCTTTACGCCAATTATTAGGTAGAAGGTGAGTGACAAAGTGATTTAAGTTTTTCCCATCTCGAAGGAGATAAAAGAGAACAAATGGGAAAATAATTAAAGAAATCAAAACACTTGTCGTTTTTCCAATGATACTTGTCAGCGAAGTTACAGCTGTTGCAGAAAATGTTTTAGACCAGTCAATAAGCTGATTACCGATAGAATCTGCAAACTGGTCTGCTTGTGGGCGGAACTGTTTGAATCGTGGATTACGAAGTAAATTATTAACTTCATCTTGCGCAATGTTGACATAGTGAGGCACCGAAGAAGCAAATTTTTCTACGCCATCAATAATGTTGGGGATTGCTACAATTAATCCCCAGACAATTAGCGCAATAATAATCACAAAAAGCACGACAATACTTGCTAAACGTGGAATTTTCCGTTTTTCAAAAAAATCAACAATAGGATTGAGAAGATAATAGAATACTGCTGCGAGAACTAAAGGAAGTGAGATAATCGTGATGAAATCTCCAATAGGTCTAAACAGGAATCCAACTTTGTTAAGCAAAAATATATTTAATAGCAGGAGTAAAAAAATAGATAGTCCTGCAACAACTTTATTATTGATAAACCACTTAAAAAACCAAGAGGCTTTGATATTTCTATGTTGTTCTTGTTCCATAATTCTTCCTAAATTTCTCTTTTTCTATACTGGAATAACTGCTCGTTTTATTAGTTGTTCTGCAATTAATCTCCCCTTTTATCAGTCGTTTCGTCGTTTGCTCTTGGCTAAGCAAACGGACAGCGTGGTAGGGCAGTATGTGTTTTTTCAATAGTTTAGATATAGCGTTATTGCTTACAAAAATCACTGATGAACTTTTGAATTGCTGACAGATTTTTGTCAGTATTTTGAAGTGACTACTTCATCGTTGGGGATTCTTTTTCCCCCAACGATATTAGCAGAACGAAAGCACTCACTCACTTGCTAAGTTAAACATAATCGTCCAGTTCTGTCAGTGAATTTTTTCTAATTCATAATATTGAATTTGGAAGAAAATTTTCTTCCTATTGATTTTCCAGCCGTTATTCTCAAAAAGTTTTGCTAATTCTTTTGGAGTATAAACTTTCACATCTCCCTCAGTGGAAAAACGATTCAGTCGCCAATTGTAAATTTTAGTGACAACAGGAATATGAATTTCTGCAATGACGAGACGTCCGTCAGCTGTCAGTAAACGTTTTGCTTCTGACAAAAAGCGCTTAGGGTTTGGAAAATGATGAAAACTTGCCGAACAAATGAGTAAATCAAACGATGTACTTTCAAATGGAATTTCCTCTGCAGTTCCTCGTTTAAAAGTAAATTCTGGATGAAGTTTTGTCGCTACTTTTACCATTTCGGATGAGATATCTAAACCATTTCCTAAAATAGTGTGTTTTTCATTCAACATACCAAGAAGAGTGCCATTCGCACAACCCACATCTAAAATGCGACTTTGCTCAGGAAATTCTAGATTCTTTTTGATAAATTTTTTAAAAAAACGAGCTAAAAAACCATCAAAAGTGTGGTCAAAATTATTCGCAATATGATCATAAAATTGCTCGGATTCACTTTCATAATCATGATGTTTATGTGCCAAAAAATATTCCTCCATTGAGATATGAACTTTATAGATGCAGAGATACGATAGCACAGAGAGCATTCATAGAGCTATGCTGCTAGAATGCAACGTCAATCCGTCATTGGTTTCACAACAGATTAATCGTGCTTATATTAGTTCACATTTAATTTTACGTAGTAAAACTATTAGATGAAAAGTTAAACAGTATTAGATTTCAGGAGGGACAAATTCTGAAATGAGTGCCTCTGCACATTTTAGACCATCAATTGCGGCCGAAACAATGCCACCTGCAAATCCTGCTCCTTCACCAGAAGGATAAATTCCTTTGGTGGACACAGATTGAAAACTTTCTTCATCGCGATTGATACGAACAGGCGAGGAAGAACGTGACTCTACTCCAGTCAACACAGCATCTGATAAAGCAAAGCCGTGTAATTTTTTATCTAAACCGATAATTGCTTCTTTCATTGGAGTAGTGATATATTCTGGAAAAAGTTGCTCCAAATCACTAGGAGTAACTCCTAGTGCGTAACTCGGTTCCACCGTTCCCATAGCCGTTGAAGCTTTACCATCAAGAAAGTCACCAACAAGTTGGGCAGGCGCTTTATAAGAAGAACCTCCCAGTTCAAAAGCTTTCGCTTCTAATTTTCGTTGAAACTCTACACCAGCCAAAGGATGAGTTGTCGGAAAGTCTTCTGGAAAAACCTGAACAAGCAGTCCAGAATTTGCATTTTTTTGATTGCGCGCGTGTTCTGACATTCCATTTGTAACTAATCGACCTGTTTCAGAAGCAGCAGGAACAACGAGACCTCCTGGGCACATACAAAAAGTATAGACCCCGCGACCAGAAGAAGATTTATAAGTGAGGCGGTATTCAGCAGCACCCAGCCTTTTATTTTCGGCAAATTCTTTATATTGTGCTTTATTAATTAGCTTTTGAGGATGTTCAATGCGCACACCAACGGCAAAAGGTTTTGCTGTGATTTGAATTCCTTTGTCATAAAGTTCTGAAAAAGTATCACGCGCCGAATGTCCAATAGCTAATATGGCTTGATGAGCATTAATTACTGTTCCATCAACAAGCTTCACAGCGCTAAGTGCTTGATTTTCAATGATGAACTGCTCAACTTGCGCTTCAAAATGAACTTCTCCTCCAAGAGCAATAATTTGTTCACGGATTTTTTTGACAATATCTCGGAGTAAGTCTGTGCCGACATGAGGATGCGCTTTATATAAAATATCTTCTGGTGCACCAGCAAGGACAAATTCTTCTAGGACTTTACGACCACGTAAATCTCGCACACGGCTGGTTAATTTTCCATCAGAAAAAGTTCCTGCACCCCTTCGCCAAATTGGACATTAGATTTTGGATTTAATTTTCCTTTTTTCCAAAATTCGTCGATGGATTTTACACGTTCATCAACTGCTTCTCCACGTTCTAAAACAATGGGTTTGTAACCATTTTGCGCTAAAAGTAGGGCGGCAAACATCCCAGCAGGTCCAAAGCCAATAACAAGTGGACGATGTTGCATTTTTTTGATGCCATGCTCAGGATTTTTATAATCAAGCTTGGGAGCCAATGAAACATTTTTTAGCTTTTTAGCCAATATTTTGCCCTCATTTTGAGTAGCAACATCAACAGTATAGATAAAATCAATTTCACCATGATGTCTAGCATCAATGGATTCTTTATAAATTCGATAATTTAGGAGTTCATGCTCAGAAATTTTGAGTTTTTTCAAAATGAGCGCTTTAATTTTTGACACAGGCTCATCAATTGAAAGTTTAATTTGTGTAATACGAATCATGAATTACTTTCTAATATAGTCAAGACTTGTTTAGCGGGAGATAAATCTCGCTGAACTTATGTCGGGCGAAATTCAAAACGTGCCATTTCGCCTTATCGCTTTGCCTCTATCGTTGCAAGCTATGCTTGCATACGAATATAGAGGACAGCGGACCAACGAAGTTGCGGAGACCGTTCGTAGAACGGCGTGCGAAGCACGTAGCGAGTTGCGACTTCGACTAGGCACTTTTTTTGTGCCGTAGCGAGAATGGATAGCGGAGCGCAGTGAAGATAGTGCTGCTTTATCCTTTGATACTAGCACGCACTTGTTTTAATAAAATTTGCTACTAGTTCAATATGATGAGTTTGCGGGAAGAGGTCAACAGGCTGAACTTTGTCTAATTGATAGCCTTGTTCCTCAAAACGAACAACATCACGCGCAAAGGTGGCAGGGTTACAAGAAATATATATAATTGCTCGTGCTTGAGTCTCAGAAGCCGCTCTTATAAAAGTTTCATCAAGTCCTTTTCTAGGTGGGTCAACAAAGACAATATCGGGTTTAATCCCCGCTTTGAGCCATTTTGGAAGAATTGCTTCTGCCGTTCCTACTTCATAATGAGTATTACTCAGATTGTTGAGTCTAGCATTATGTTTTGCATCACTCACAGCCTCTGGAATCACTTCCATTCCATAAATCTGGTGGACTTTATCTGCCATTCCAATCCCAATTGTTCCAATCCCTGAATAAGCATCAATAACAACATCCGTCGCTTTCAAGTCAGCAAAATCATAGGCAATTTGATACAGCTTTTCTGCTTGTTCCGTATTGACCTGATAAAAAGCTGGCGCTGAAATCTGAAAAGTTTTGCCAAGCATTGTATCAGTGATATATCCTTGACCATAAAGCACTTTGAATTTTTTGCCTAAAATGAAAGAGCCTGTGTCAGCATTTATATTAAGTTGGACAGATTTGATATTAGGAAATTTTTCTGTCAGTGCTGACAGAAGTCGGTCAGTCCCTTTTGGTAACTTGTCAGCGGTTACGACAAGTGTAATCATTATCTCAGAGCTATAAT contains:
- a CDS encoding AI-2E family transporter, which translates into the protein MEQEQHRNIKASWFFKWFINNKVVAGLSIFLLLLLNIFLLNKVGFLFRPIGDFITIISLPLVLAAVFYYLLNPIVDFFEKRKIPRLASIVVLFVIIIALIVWGLIVAIPNIIDGVEKFASSVPHYVNIAQDEVNNLLRNPRFKQFRPQADQFADSIGNQLIDWSKTFSATAVTSLTSIIGKTTSVLISLIIFPFVLFYLLRDGKNLNHFVTHLLPNNWRKDTSKVLHEINSQLSNYVRGQILVAIVVAIMFMIGLPIVGLRYAIPLAITAGFLNLVPFLGSFLAAIPMLIVGLAIGGPFMLVKVLIVIVIEQTIEGRFVSPLILGKQLAVHPITILFVLLTAGKIFGVWGVLLGIPFYAAIKVIVVHFYWWYREISVLYREEVGQEEFED
- a CDS encoding class I SAM-dependent methyltransferase; protein product: MAHKHHDYESESEQFYDHIANNFDHTFDGFLARFFKKFIKKNLEFPEQSRILDVGCANGTLLGMLNEKHTILGNGLDISSEMVKVATKLHPEFTFKRGTAEEIPFESTSFDLLICSASFHHFPNPKRFLSEAKRLLTADGRLVIAEIHIPVVTKIYNWRLNRFSTEGDVKVYTPKELAKLFENNGWKINRKKIFFQIQYYELEKIH
- the rlmD gene encoding 23S rRNA (uracil(1939)-C(5))-methyltransferase RlmD codes for the protein MDMINFKKNEIFEADVIDLTHEGQGVVKIEHFPFFVDNALPGERIMMRVLKVGKSFGFGRVEQFLTQSEHRVNGVNLDYLRTGIADFGHLSYEEQLKFKQKQVCQLLTKTAHKEKFPVSNVIPADRTLAYRNKAQVPVRDIDGLLTTGFFRKNSHTLIPVENFYIQAPEIDAVILFLRDEFRKITVSSYDEKTRQGWLRNIVVRKAYYSSEIMITLVVTADKLPKGTDRLLSALTEKFPNIKSVQLNINADTGSFILGKKFKVLYGQGYITDTMLGKTFQISAPAFYQVNTEQAEKLYQIAYDFADLKATDVVIDAYSGIGTIGIGMADKVHQIYGMEVIPEAVSDAKHNARLNNLSNTHYEVGTAEAILPKWLKAGIKPDIVFVDPPRKGLDETFIRAASETQARAIIYISCNPATFARDVVRFEEQGYQLDKVQPVDLFPQTHHIELVANFIKTSAC